A region from the Gossypium hirsutum isolate 1008001.06 chromosome A08, Gossypium_hirsutum_v2.1, whole genome shotgun sequence genome encodes:
- the LOC107926179 gene encoding uncharacterized protein, giving the protein MFLPCNGLLVFLAKFSGSISSSKYNNNLSVLDDDDDEDEDIPHTVESLVLDQPKTPLSQKDEAIENSALMEETAAAEVEIETQNCSLQEEEDEGEKWGLDPLMKNGVFVGESTESTDELNKRFDEFIRKMKEELRVEARQQLVMV; this is encoded by the coding sequence ATGTTCCTTCCCTGCAATGGCCTGCTTGTTTTTCTAGCAAAATTCTCAGGATCTATCAGTTCATCAAAGTACAATAATAATCTCAGTGttcttgatgatgatgatgatgaagatgaagatatTCCCCATACAGTTGAGTCACTTGTCTTGGACCAGCCCAAAACACCGCTGTCGCAGAAAGATGAAGCAATAGAAAACAGTGCTTTAATGGAAGAAACAGCAGCAGCAGAAGTTGAAATCGAAACTCAAAACTGCAGCCTGCAAGAGGAAGAAGACGAAGGTGAAAAATGGGGTTTGGATCCTTTGATGAAAAATGGTGTTTTTGTTGGAGAAAGCACTGAAAGTACAGATGAGCTGAACAAAAGGTTTGATGAATTTATTAGAAAGATGAAGGAAGAATTGAGGGTCGAAGCTCGACAGCAGTTAGTTATGGTTTAA